A single Paenibacillus sp. FSL R5-0517 DNA region contains:
- a CDS encoding transglutaminaseTgpA domain-containing protein, whose protein sequence is MWEHNKNQEPNSTVTADKASTARLRLESVHSVVRNVNHTSLTEIKDEGSVRVPVLYRIFISAILLILSLEWIYPVTSSGQQGSERFLSVMAGLTGALLLAGLIRTGWITRILIRLFIALAALCLMYGGSDPARWAVAYPGILSADMDTFMDNWRFHSISTETRGLFMMCGWSMLMASVQSLVLLRRSVMLFGSATLVYLLLLESFAGLDVYASVIRSVLWTFLIQALLQLLRLNGGVTTPSYRGSPYGRWSVITIVASTGMVLFSALPGQFASIPQPERISLEQMGERIARWAGYTQYSSIPAATAVTGYSTADAPMGAPLVQGNALFFTAKSPEVTYWRGETRSYYNGSTWSDPEQSFETASPSGLLRSDGWENQTYWKRIRQTVTMKREWKGPNPLFTGGIPLNVSFQDKNSNNKENMLTLLSNRDSATLWLANAGEDHMVKNYTADVMFPVASPEQLRLLGNANKGKDPASIRRTYLQLPTSLPGRVQTLAKEIIQGSETRYDAVQAVKTYLAAHAEYTLDTRMPPRGSDFVDDFLFVTRQGYCNHFSTAMIVLLRSEGIPARWVKGFGSGMADPNIPGQYIISQGDAHSWVEVYFPGAGWMPFEATPGFTMAQGAGEDVAALAGPQPVVETPPYMSGGWANAGAWLLARARAIAAEPGLAAALVAAALLGAAAVIRMRRLRPALRIRLLLAWPRSSFPDRERLLGAAAPVWAALARRYGPRPPGMTLREYAASPALAACADGADIARFAADWERLLYGPDRPLRADSLDFLRRALRLARRLQAL, encoded by the coding sequence ATGTGGGAGCATAATAAAAACCAGGAACCCAATTCCACTGTGACGGCTGACAAAGCGTCAACAGCCCGTCTGAGATTAGAATCGGTCCATTCTGTAGTTAGGAATGTGAACCACACTTCTCTTACAGAGATAAAGGATGAGGGATCTGTTAGAGTGCCGGTTCTGTATAGGATATTTATTTCGGCCATTTTACTTATACTGTCTCTGGAGTGGATATATCCTGTTACGTCATCAGGTCAGCAGGGCAGTGAACGTTTCTTGTCCGTAATGGCGGGGTTAACTGGAGCATTGCTGCTCGCAGGGTTAATTCGTACAGGGTGGATCACCCGAATACTGATCCGATTATTTATTGCACTCGCTGCGCTATGTCTGATGTATGGAGGAAGTGATCCTGCCCGTTGGGCGGTTGCATACCCCGGAATACTTTCAGCGGATATGGACACCTTTATGGATAACTGGCGATTCCACTCGATTAGTACAGAAACGAGAGGACTGTTCATGATGTGCGGTTGGAGCATGCTCATGGCTTCTGTGCAATCCCTTGTATTGCTGCGTAGAAGCGTTATGCTGTTTGGCAGTGCAACGCTAGTATACTTGCTTCTGCTTGAATCTTTTGCGGGGTTGGATGTATATGCTTCAGTAATACGGTCTGTGTTATGGACTTTTCTAATTCAGGCTCTGCTTCAGCTACTACGCCTCAACGGAGGAGTAACTACCCCGAGTTATCGTGGCAGTCCCTATGGCCGTTGGAGCGTTATAACCATTGTTGCTTCCACAGGTATGGTCCTTTTCTCTGCGTTACCTGGTCAGTTCGCTTCCATACCTCAACCGGAACGCATATCCCTGGAGCAGATGGGTGAACGCATAGCTCGCTGGGCAGGTTATACACAGTACAGTAGCATCCCTGCTGCAACGGCGGTAACGGGATATAGCACGGCAGATGCGCCCATGGGAGCACCTCTGGTGCAGGGGAATGCCCTCTTTTTTACAGCGAAGAGTCCGGAAGTGACGTATTGGCGAGGAGAGACTCGTTCATATTATAACGGTAGTACCTGGAGTGACCCAGAGCAAAGCTTTGAAACGGCCAGTCCTTCCGGACTCCTGCGTTCTGATGGTTGGGAGAATCAAACCTATTGGAAACGTATTCGCCAAACGGTCACGATGAAACGGGAATGGAAAGGGCCGAATCCGTTATTTACCGGGGGAATCCCGCTGAATGTATCGTTTCAAGATAAGAACAGCAATAATAAGGAGAACATGCTTACGTTGTTATCTAATCGAGATTCCGCAACGTTGTGGCTTGCAAACGCCGGCGAAGATCATATGGTTAAAAATTATACGGCAGACGTCATGTTTCCTGTGGCCTCGCCGGAACAGTTACGTCTGTTAGGGAATGCGAATAAAGGGAAAGATCCTGCCTCTATACGGAGGACATATCTGCAATTGCCCACATCTCTCCCGGGTCGGGTGCAGACGCTCGCCAAGGAAATCATTCAAGGCAGTGAGACTCGGTATGACGCTGTACAAGCCGTCAAGACTTATCTGGCTGCTCATGCCGAGTATACGCTCGATACCCGTATGCCACCGCGTGGATCAGATTTTGTGGACGATTTTCTATTCGTCACACGGCAGGGGTATTGTAATCATTTCTCCACTGCCATGATTGTGTTGCTGCGTTCAGAGGGGATTCCTGCACGCTGGGTTAAAGGCTTCGGGTCTGGGATGGCTGACCCGAATATACCAGGTCAATATATCATTTCCCAAGGAGATGCACATTCTTGGGTAGAGGTGTATTTTCCAGGGGCAGGGTGGATGCCGTTCGAGGCTACGCCGGGCTTCACCATGGCGCAAGGCGCGGGTGAAGATGTGGCAGCACTCGCCGGGCCGCAGCCTGTTGTAGAGACTCCGCCGTATATGAGCGGCGGATGGGCTAACGCGGGCGCATGGCTGCTCGCCCGCGCACGGGCCATTGCCGCGGAGCCGGGGCTCGCGGCAGCCCTTGTCGCAGCGGCCCTGCTGGGCGCCGCTGCTGTGATCCGCATGCGACGGCTACGCCCCGCGCTGCGGATCAGGCTGCTGCTGGCTTGGCCGCGCAGCAGCTTTCCAGACCGCGAGCGGCTGCTGGGCGCCGCCGCTCCGGTCTGGGCCGCGCTCGCGCGCCGGTACGGCCCGCGGCCGCCGGGGATGACGCTGCGTGAATATGCAGCATCACCGGCTTTGGCCGCATGCGCGGACGGCGCGGACATCGCGCGGTTTGCAGCCGACTGGGAACGGCTGCTGTACGGGCCAGACCGTCCGCTGCGCGCAGACAGTCTGGACTTCCTGCGCCGGGCACTTCGTTTGGCCCGGCGATTGCAGGCGTTGTAA